One Tolypothrix bouteillei VB521301 DNA window includes the following coding sequences:
- a CDS encoding TatD family hydrolase, with amino-acid sequence MQLIDTHVHINFDVFQSDIEAVRERWQAAGVVHLIHSCVEPSEFSGIQAIAHRFPEVSYAVGLHPLDAEQWNEKTSVEIFSWARSDSKVVAIGETGLDFYKATNYEQQLIAFETQLEIATELKLPVIVHCRDAASELKQVLQKWKNIKGDSVRGVMHCWGGNPEETQWFLDLGFYISFSGTVTFKNAKQIQESAAMVRSDRLLVETDCPFLAPVPKRGERRNEPAYVRYVAEQVAKLRGETLSEIASLTTRNACELFGLTL; translated from the coding sequence ATGCAGCTGATTGACACCCACGTTCACATTAACTTTGACGTTTTTCAGTCCGATATAGAAGCAGTGCGCGAACGATGGCAAGCAGCTGGTGTAGTACATCTGATACATTCGTGTGTAGAGCCATCGGAGTTCTCCGGTATCCAAGCCATAGCTCATCGCTTTCCCGAGGTCAGTTATGCTGTGGGATTGCATCCTCTAGATGCAGAACAGTGGAATGAGAAAACATCCGTTGAGATTTTCTCATGGGCTCGTTCTGATTCCAAAGTGGTAGCGATTGGGGAAACCGGGCTGGATTTTTACAAGGCAACGAACTACGAGCAACAGTTGATAGCTTTTGAGACTCAGTTGGAAATTGCAACGGAACTCAAATTGCCGGTGATTGTCCACTGTCGGGATGCAGCGTCCGAACTCAAACAGGTGCTGCAAAAATGGAAAAACATTAAAGGAGATAGTGTTCGGGGAGTCATGCACTGTTGGGGTGGAAACCCAGAAGAAACGCAATGGTTTCTTGATTTGGGTTTCTACATTAGCTTTAGTGGAACGGTTACCTTCAAAAACGCGAAACAGATACAGGAATCTGCCGCAATGGTGAGGAGCGATCGCCTGCTAGTGGAAACAGATTGTCCCTTCCTTGCTCCCGTTCCCAAACGGGGCGAAAGGCGCAACGAGCCTGCTTACGTCCGGTATGTAGCGGAGCAAGTCGCCAAATTACGAGGGGAAACACTTTCAGAGATCGCCTCTCTAACCACCCGCAATGCCTGTGAATTGTTTGGCTTAACACTATAA
- the rpsT gene encoding 30S ribosomal protein S20, which translates to MANTKSALKRAKIAERNRLRNKSYKSAVKTLMKKYFAAVDTYAANPTAEQKQEVLKHMSEAYSKIDKAVKRGVLHPNNGARKKSKLAQRLKANSQPAAAVQ; encoded by the coding sequence GTGGCGAATACAAAGTCTGCTCTCAAGCGTGCCAAAATCGCAGAACGCAACCGACTGCGTAATAAATCTTATAAATCAGCAGTGAAGACGCTGATGAAAAAATATTTTGCTGCTGTTGACACCTATGCAGCTAATCCGACGGCGGAACAGAAGCAAGAAGTTCTCAAGCATATGTCGGAAGCCTACAGCAAAATAGACAAAGCTGTAAAGCGTGGTGTTCTCCATCCTAACAATGGAGCGAGAAAAAAATCCAAACTAGCGCAAAGGCTGAAAGCTAACTCACAACCCGCAGCAGCTGTACAGTAG